The following proteins are co-located in the Heteronotia binoei isolate CCM8104 ecotype False Entrance Well chromosome 8, APGP_CSIRO_Hbin_v1, whole genome shotgun sequence genome:
- the LRRC4 gene encoding leucine-rich repeat-containing protein 4 has protein sequence MKLLGQLASVQHAWTTAAPPSPPPPLALVSLLLHAWLGCAAAALAGPQSCPSVCSCSNQFSKVVCTRRGLADVPAGIPSNTRHLNLMENGIQRIQADTFRHLHHLEVLQLGRNAIRQIEVGAFNGLASLNTLELFDNWLTVVPSGAFEYLSKLRELWLRNNPIESISSYAFNRVPSLMRLDLGELKKLKYISEGAFEGLYNLKYLNLGMCAIRDMPNLTPLVGLEELEMSGNHFPAIKPGAFHGLKSLKKLWIMSSQISLIERNAFDDLTALVELNLAHNNLTSLPHDLFAPLRYLVELHLHHNPWSCDCDILWLSWWLREYIPTNSTCCGRCHAPLHLRGKFLVEVDQTAFQCSAPFIMDAPRDLNISEGRVAELKCRTPSMSSVRWLLPNGTVLSHASNHPRISVLNDGTLNFSQVFLTDTGVYTCMVTNVAGNSNASAYLNVSTAELNTSNYSFFTTVTVETTETSPEDIFPKFTKPVPTTSTGYRPAYTTTTTVLIQTTKPPRQDPASASDVNDKMQTSLDEVMKTTKIIIGCFVAVTLLAAAMLIVFYKLRKRHQQRSTVTAARTVEIIQVDEDIPASAAAPTTPSGTAAGGSGEGAVVLPAIHDHINYNTYKASHGAHWTENCLGNSLHPTVTTIAEPYIIQTHPKEKVQETQI, from the coding sequence ATGAAGCTCCTGGGGCAGCTGGCGAGCGTGCAGCATGCCTGGACCACCGCCGCCCCcccctcgccgccgcccccgctgGCGCTAGTCTCGCTGCTGCTGCACGCCTGGCTGGGCTGCGCGGCGGCCGCGCTGGCCGGGCCCCAGAGCTGCCCCTCCGTCTGCTCGTGCAGTAACCAGTTCAGCAAGGTGGTGTGCACCCGCCGCGGCCTGGCCGACGTGCCCGCCGGCATCCCCTCCAACACGCGCCACCTCAACCTCATGGAGAACGGCATCCAGCGCATCCAGGCAGACACCTTCCGCCACCTCCACCACCTCGAGGTGCTGCAGCTGGGGCGCAACGCCATCCGCCAGATCGAGGTGGGCGCCTTCAACGGCCTGGCCAGCCTCAACACCCTCGAGCTCTTCGACAACTGGCTCACCGTCGTGCCCAGCGGGGCCTTCGAGTACCTCTCCAAGCTGCGCGAACTCTGGCTCCGCAACAACCCCATCGAGAGCATCTCCTCCTACGCCTTCAACCGCGTCCCCTCCCTCATGCGCCTCGACCTGGGCGAGCTCAAGAAGCTGAAGTACATCTCCGAGGGCGCCTTCGAGGGCCTCTACAACCTCAAGTACCTGAACCTGGGGATGTGCGCCATCCGCGACATGCCCAACCTCACCCCCCTGGTGGGCCTGGAGGAGCTGGAGATGTCCGGCAACCACTTCCCCGCCATCAAGCCGGGTGCCTTCCACGGCCTCAAGTCCCTCAAGAAGCTCTGGATCATGAGCTCCCAGATCAGCCTCATCGAGCGCAACGCCTTCGACGACCTGACCGCGCTGGTGGAGCTCAACCTGGCCCACAACAACCTCACCTCCCTGCCCCACGACCTCTTTGCCCCGCTGAGGTACCTGGTGGAGCTCCACCTGCACCACAACCCCTGGAGCTGCGACTGTGACATCCTGTGGCTCTCCTGGTGGCTGAGGGAGTACATCCCCACCAACTCCACCTGCTGTGGCCGCTGCCACGCGCCCCTCCACCTGCGCGGCAAGTTCCTGGTGGAAGTGGACCAGACCGCTTTCCAGTGCTCAGCCCCCTTCATCATGGACGCCCCCCGGGACCTCAACATCTCCGAGGGCAGGGTGGCCGAGCTCAAATGCCGCACGCCTTCCATGTCCTCCGTCCGGTGGCTGCTGCCCAACGGGACAGTGCTGAGCCACGCTTCCAACCACCCACGGATCTCCGTCCTCAACGACGGCACGCTGAACTTCTCCCAGGTTTTCCTCACGGATACGGGGGTGTACACTTGCATGGTCACCAACGTGGCAGGGAATTCCAACGCCTCGGCCTACCTCAACGTGAGCACGGCCGAGCTCAACACCTCCAACTACAGCTTCTTCACCACCGTCACAGTGGAAACCACGGAGACTTCGCCGGAGGACATCTTCCCCAAGTTCACCAAGCCGGTGCCCACCACGTCCACGGGGTACCGGCCGGCCTACACCACGACCACCACCGTGCTCATCCAGACCACCAAGCCGCCCCGGCAAGACCCCGCGTCGGCTTCGGACGTCAACGACAAGATGCAGACCAGCCTGGACGAGGTCATGAAGACCACCAAGATCATCATTGGCTGCTTTGTGGCCGTGACGCTGCTGGCGGCAGCCATGTTGATTGTCTTTTACAAACTTCGCAAGAGGCACCAGCAGCGCAGCACCGTGACGGCTGCCCGGACTGTGGAGATTATCCAAGTGGACGAAGACATTCCAGCCTCGGCCGCAGCGCCCACCACCCCTTCGGGGACGGCAGCGGGTGGCTCAGGTGAGGGGGCAGTTGTACTGCCGGCTATTCATGACCACATTAACTACAACACGTACAAAGCGTCCCACGGGGCTCACTGGACCGAAAACTGCCTGGGGAACTCTCTGCACCCCACGGTTACGACTATTGCCGAACCTTATATAATTCAGACCCACCCCAAGGAGAAAGTGCAGGAAACGCAGATatga